One genomic window of Deinococcus aetherius includes the following:
- a CDS encoding bacteriorhodopsin has protein sequence MNETVALWNWIGFGGMLIGALLFFPHTRRPVSEYARQSYLGLFLVPLIAMLLYLMLALGQGRTEVEGRTVSWIRYVTWILTTPLLLNQLARLVRAPGSFVAALLVSNTLMIGTGALADLSPTPQRYVWYGVSCAAFVAVFFLLYSDFTRRAGQHGGEVERTFRRLRDVNFILWLGYPVVWILGTSGVRVLDSGLQAALYTLLDLAAKVGFGLLVLSGRDLLERVGTVATQNMESGRLASSGGGSA, from the coding sequence ATGAACGAGACCGTCGCGCTGTGGAACTGGATCGGGTTTGGGGGAATGCTGATCGGTGCGCTCCTGTTCTTTCCGCACACGCGCCGCCCCGTGAGCGAGTACGCGCGGCAGTCGTACCTCGGCCTGTTCCTCGTGCCCCTGATCGCGATGCTGCTGTACCTGATGCTCGCGCTGGGGCAGGGGCGCACGGAGGTCGAGGGGCGCACCGTGTCGTGGATTCGGTACGTCACGTGGATCCTCACGACGCCGCTGCTCCTCAACCAGCTCGCGCGCCTCGTGCGGGCGCCGGGCAGTTTCGTCGCGGCGCTGCTCGTGTCCAACACCCTGATGATCGGCACGGGGGCGCTGGCCGACCTGTCCCCCACTCCCCAGCGGTACGTGTGGTACGGCGTGAGCTGCGCGGCCTTCGTCGCCGTGTTCTTTCTGCTGTACTCCGACTTCACGCGCCGGGCCGGGCAGCACGGCGGCGAGGTCGAGCGGACCTTCCGGCGCCTGCGGGACGTGAACTTCATCCTGTGGCTTGGTTACCCGGTCGTGTGGATTCTGGGCACGTCCGGCGTGCGCGTGCTCGACTCGGGCCTTCAGGCGGCGCTGTACACGCTGCTCGACCTCGCCGCGAAGGTCGGCTTCGGTCTGCTGGTGCTGTCCGGCCGCGACCTCCTGGAGCGTGTCGGAACGGTCGCCACGCAGAACATGGAGTCGGGCCGCCTCGCCTCGTCGGGGGGCGGCAGCGCGTAG